A genomic segment from Oncorhynchus clarkii lewisi isolate Uvic-CL-2024 chromosome 12, UVic_Ocla_1.0, whole genome shotgun sequence encodes:
- the LOC139421290 gene encoding neurogenic locus notch homolog protein 3-like — protein sequence MGGNYKVWIFLAMLFLVHNCEGFRCVDKYRPCDNGGTCIDSPPRCICRPGYIGPLCQSLDPCHRSPCLNGAACKSQVANGMPQFTCVCQRGFRGQDCSLIDACATSPCANGARCASWNNHYNCSCPPGFQGKNCRNDIDECRKSGACLNAGLCMNTHGSFRCQCPPGYSGRTCEVSSLPCAPSQCINGGTCRPTGDHTYDCACLPGFEGHNCETNVDDCPGHRCMNGGLCVDGVNTYNCQCSPEWTGQYCAEDVNECLMQPNACHNGGTCFNTIGGHTCVCVNGWTGDDCSENIDDCATAVCFNGATCHDRVASFFCECPVGKTGLLCHLDDACVSNPCNEGAVCDTNPLNGRAICTCPAGFVGGACNQDMDECSIGANPCEHFGKCVNTEGSFQCQCGRGYAGPRCEIDINECLSMPCQNDATCLDRIGEFTCICMPGYMGTYCEVDVDECESNPCVNDGICRDMVNGFTCTCQPGFTGTMCQIDIDECASTPCQNGAKCYDRPNGYECRCAEGYEGTLCESNTNNCQPDPCHHGTCVDGIASYTCNCEAGYTGYRCENQLNECHSNPCQNGGKCVDLVNKYICQCQHGTSGTNCEINFDDCASKPCDYGICKDGINRYDCVCKPGFTGPLCNVEMDECSSGPCRNGGTCVDEENGFHCQCPEGFQPPYCYSQVDECGSNPCVHGACRDDINGYRCDCEPGWVGKNCDLDRNDCLPSPCQNAGTCIDQLNGFTCKCRQGFRGNLCQVNINECSSSPCLNQGTCVDGVASFTCLCELPYSGPTCADVLTPCSPNPCANHALCTNTPDYLGYQCNCQQGWQGQLCNIDVNECIANPCKNRGTCTNTLGGFVCSCRGGFTGPNCETDINDCAPNPCLSGGSCTDGVNSFHCSCLPGFTGPRCAVEVNECQSAPCKNGGTCTDYVNSYTCTCRPGFTGINCETNIPDCTESSCFNGGTCTDKINDYSCTCRSGFTGSHCQYEVNECDSQPCLNGGVCQDALESFRCSCPKGYTGNRCQMPVDWCRRSSPCQNGGRCRQKDASFSCECLGGWSGRYCDIPGVSCEVAALKRGLQTDELCHHGGHCVNTGNTHYCKCPTDYTDSYCESQVDHCEDKHCRNGATCRGYVGGYQCECMPGYTGENCEMEVNECQSHPCQNGGTCIDLVGHYICSCPPGTLGVLCEINEDDCAPPLRLRGTPPKCLNNGTCVDRVGGYRCNCPPGFTGERCEGDINECHSNPCSPANSLDCIQLPNDYQCVCKPSFTGRRCQSRFSVCESQPCQNGGACSVSSTSALGYACTCQLGYAGNNCERSMLCRELSCYNGGSCALTTRGARCTCLTGYAGPQCQHRSNEGCSSQPCRNGGICTEETSFPFFLCQCAQGWTGKRCEQGSTRLIETLLPPACPLADCHGKANDGVCDKECNTFPCRWDGSDCSLAVNPWARCTDPRCWRVFNNSQCDESCNNADCLYDNFDCKSKEKICNPIYEAYCIDHYADGRCDQGCNSEECGWDGLDCAGKVPENLADGVLVLVVLLPPDELVNTAPAFLQKLSAILRTTLRFRLDHNGEPMIRPYTRREARLKRELQPHQEVIGSIVYLEIDNRLCSQRSDDCFPSADSAADYLGALSAVEMLHFPYPIKEVRGEKIQESVDMPEWGKLMLVGVAALFLLVILVVGVLIGRRKREHSTLWFPEGFFPKKEPSSNKNRREPLGQDALGMKYMPKTVEESLLGDHSDSWIDTDCPEAKRLKVEEPSILSDSEDTVDCRQWTQHHLAAADIRMPPSMALTPPQGEFDQDCMDVNVRGPDGFTPLMLASFCGGGLEPELPEEEESEECSANIISDLIYQGATLAAQTDRTGETALHLAARYARADAAKRLLDAGADANAQDNTGRTPLHAAVAADAQGVFQILIRTRATDLDSRMYDGSTALILAARLAVEGMVEELITCHADINAVDELGKSALHWAAAVNNVEATMALLKNGANKDMQDLKEETPLFLAAREGSCEAVKVLLAHFANREITDHMDRLPRDIAQERMHHDIVQLLDEYNTVRSPQGHGGAPHHLAGGHTLSPLMCPPSAFMPGLKNTPQGKKSRRPGAKGSGLGGQHAQNLKDSAKARNKKLTLDMQSALLESSVTLSPVDSLDSPRGGANNAGYITNPCSPVAMPSSGLFHSSMSVPSTPMVHSSMMDGSGPFAVSLAQLNDLGDGGMSMQGRVSMASQVNQGPHGYVLNAGQLGLNMGLVSPVSVPFDWHSRMPSSSQCGGQVVNLVHSSQAGMHPQSPMQQQQNSLMMQQHQQHQQHLYRSAQQAMLQPTPVIASTPISLSPVKLPSIAEQQLHNHSMTSQQSLRMGTSSPSTPQTTQPPPTFFQQQQQQPPQSQPAPQPTSPQASQAPPPQASGSTAGLEDYPTPPSQHSYSSTLDATPKHYLRLSSEHPYLTPSPESPEPWSSPSPHCVSDWSDSTPSPAVAGPAQTQIPHVQESNGKMQVFA from the exons ATGTCGGCCGGGGTACATCGGGCCTCTGTGCCAAAGCCTGGACCCCTGTCACCGGTCGCCATGCCTCAACGGAGCCGCCTGCAAGAGCCAGGTGGCCAACGGAATGCCACAATTCACCTGTGTGTGCCAGAGAGGGTTCAGag GTCAAGACTGCTCCCTCATAGACGCCTGTGCCACCAGCCCCTGTGCCAATGGTGCCCGCTGTGCCAGTTGGAATAACCACTATAATTGTTCCTGCCCGCCCGGGTTCCAGGGGAAGAACTGTCGCAACGATATCGACGAGTGCCGCAAGTCTGGCGCCTGTCTCAACGCAGGCCTCTGCATGAACACCCATGGTTCCTTCCGCTGCCAGTGCCCACCTGGGTACAGCGGGCGCACCTGCGAAGTGTCCTCCCTGCCCTGCGCCCCCTCCCAGTGCATCAACGGGGGCACCTGCCGCCCGACCGGAGATCACACCTACGACTGTGCTTGCCTGCCAG GGTTTGAGGGACACAACTGTGAGACGAACGTGGACGACTGCCCAGGGCATAGGTGTATGAATGGAGGCCTGTGTGTGGATGGAGTCAACACCTATAATTGCCAGTGCTCACCTGAGTGGACAGGTCAGTACTGTGCAGAGGATGTCAATGAGTGCCTTATGCAGCCCAACGCCTGCCATAACGGAGGCACCTGCTTCAACACCATCGGGGGGCACACCTGCGTGTGCGTCAACGGCTGGACGGGAGACGACTGCAGCGAGAACATCGACGACTGTGCCACCGCCGTGTGCTTCAACGGCGCCACCTGCCACGACCGCGTGGCTTCCTTCTTCTGCGAATGTCCCGTGGGGAAAACCG GTCTGCTCTGTCACCTGGACGACGCGTGTGTCAGCAACCCGTGTAACGAGGGCGCCGTATGTGACACCAACCCCCTGAACGGGCGCGCCATCTGCACCTGTCCCGCCGGCTTCGTGGGCGGAGCCTGCAACCAGGACATGGACGAGTGTTCCATTG GTGCCAACCCCTGTGAACACTTTGGGAAGTGTGTGAACACGGAGGGGTCCTTCCAGTGCCAGTGTGGCCGAGGCTACGCCGGCCCCCGCTGTGAGATCGACATCAACGAGTGTCTGTCCATGCCCTGCCAGAACGATGCCACCTGTCTGGACCGCATCGGAGAGTTCACCTGCATCTGCATGCCAG GCTACATGGGGACATATTGTGAGGTGGATGTGGATGAGTGTGAGAGCAACCCTTGTGTGAACGACGGTATCTGTCGGGACATGGTCAACGGCTTCACGTGCACCTGCCAGCCAG GGTTTACTGGCACCATGTGTCAGATCGACATTGATGAGTGCGCCAGCACGCCCTGCCAGAACGGAGCCAAGTGTTACGACCGGCCCAACGGATACGAGTGCCGCTGTGCTGAAG GGTACGAGGGCACACTGTGTGAGAGCAACACCAACAACTGCCAGCCCGACCCGTGCCACCACGGCACCTGCGTGGACGGCATCGCCAGCTACACGTGTAACTGTGAGGCGGGCTACACGGGTTACCGCTGTGAGAACCAGCTGAACGAGTGTCACAGTAACCCCTGCCAGAATGGGGGCAAGTGTGTGGACCTGGTCAACAAGTACATCTGCCAGTGTCAGCACGGTACCTCAG GTACCAACTGTGAGATTAACTTTGATGACTGCGCCAGCAAACCATGTGACTATGGCATCTGCAAGGACGGCATCAACCGCTACGACTGCGTGTGCAAACCAGGCTTCACCGGCCCTCTGTGCAACGTGGAGATGGACGAGTGCTCGTCCGGACCCTGCAGGAATGGAGGGACGTGTGTGGACGAGGAGAACGGCTTCCACTGCCAGTGTCCCGAGGGCTTCCAGCCTCCCTACTGTTACTCCCAGGTGGACGAGTGTGGCAGCAACCCCTGTGTGCACGGCGCCTGCAGAGACGACATCAACGGCTACCGCTGTGACTGTGAGCCCGGCTGGGTGGGGAAGAACTGTGACCTAGACCGTAATGACTGTCTGCCCAGCCCCTGTCAGAACGCTGGCACCTGCATCGATCAGCTAAACGGATTCACCTGCAAGTGTCGCCAGGGCTTCAGAG GTAACCTGTGCCAGGTCAACATCAACGAGTGTTCGTCCAGTCCGTGTCTGAACCAGGGCACGTGTGTGGACGGCGTGGCCAGTTTCACCTGTCTGTGTGAGCTGCCCTACAGCGGGCCCACCTGTGCCGACGTGCTCACCCCCTGCTCCCCCAACCCCTGCGCCAACCATGCCCTGTGCACCAACACACCTGACTACCTGGGCTACCAGTGCAACTGCCAGCAAGGATGGCAAGGTCAGCTGTGCAACATTGACGTGAACGAGTGCATCGCCAACCCGTGTAAGAACCGTGGTACCTGCACCAACACACTGGGAGGGTTCGTGTGCTCCTGCCGCGGCGGCTTCACCGGGCCCAACTGTGAGACGGACATCAATGACTGTGCCCCTA ACCCGTGTCTGAGTGGGGGTTCCTGTACGGACGGTGTGAACTCGTTCCACTGCAGCTGTCTGCCAGGCTTCACGGGGCCTCGCTGTGCCGTGGAGGTCAACGAGTGTCAGAGCGCCCCCTGTAAGAACGGAGGCACCTGCACAGACTACGTCAACAGCTACACCTGCACCTGCAGACCTGGCTTCACTGGCATTAACTGTGAGACCAACATCCCAGACTGCACTGAAAG CTCATGCTTCAACGGAGGTACCTGTACAGACAAGATCAACGACTACTCCTGTACCTGTCGCTCAGGCTTCACAGGCTCCCACTGCCAGTATGAGGTGAATGAGTGTGACTCCCAGCCCTGCCTCAACGGAGGGGTCTGCCAGGACGCTCTGGAGTCCTTCCGCTGTTCCTGTCCCAAGGGATACACAGGCAACCGctgccag ATGCCAGTGGACTGGTGCAGACGCTCGTCTCCCTGTCAGAACGGAGGGCGCTGTCGTCAGAAGGACGCCTCCTTCTCCTGTGAGTGTCTGGGAGGCTGGTCTGGACGCTACTGTGACATCCCTGGGGTTTCCTGTGAGGTTGCCGCACTCAAGAGAG GCCTCCAGACAGACGAGCTGTGTCATCACGGAGGTCACTGTGTCAACACAGGCAACACCCACTACTGTAAGTGTCCCACAGACTACACAGACAGCTACTGTGAGAGCCAGGTGGACCACTGTGAGGACAAACACTGTCGCAACGGCGCCACCTGCAGGGGCTACGTGGGAGGATACCAGTGTGAA TGTATGCCGGGCTACACCGGAGAGAACTGTGAGATGGAGGTCAACGAGTGCCAGTCTCACCCGTGTCAGAACGGTGGCACCTGCATTGACCTGGTGGGACACTACATCTGCTCCTGCCCACCTGGCACCTTGG GTGTTCTGTGTGAGATCAACGAGGATGACTGTGCTCCTCCTCTGCGGCTGCGCGGGACTCCTCCTAAGTGTCTGAACAACGGTACCTGTGTGGACAGAGTGGGGGGCTACCGCTGTAACTGTCCCCCTGGCTTTACTGGAGAGAGGTGTGAGGGGGACATCAACGAGTGTCACTCCAACCCCTGCAGCCCCGCCAACAGTCTGGACTGCATCCAGCTCCCCAACGACTACCAGTGTgtctgcaagcccagcttcacaG GTCGGCGGTGCCAGAGCAGGTTCAGTGTGTGTGAGTCTCAGCCCTGTCAGAACGGAGGGGCCTGTTCTGTCTCCAGCACCTCAGCACTTGGATACGCCTGTACCTGTCAGCTG GGCTATGCTGGGAACAACTGTGAGAGGAGCATGTTGTGTCGGGAGTTGTCTTGCTATAATGGAGGTAGTTGTGCTCTGACCACGCGGGGCGCCCGCTGTACCTGCCTGACAGGCTATGCCGGGCCCCAGTGCCAGCACCGTAGTAACGAGGGCTGCTCCTCCCAGCCGTGCCGCAACGGAGGCATCTGCACTGAGGAGACCAGCTTCCCCTTCTTCCTCTGCCAGTGTGCCCAAGGCTGGACGGGCAAGCGCTGCGAGCAGGGCAGCACCAGGCTGATAGAGACCCTTCTGCCGCCCGCCTGCCCCCTGGCCGACTGCCACGGCAAGGCCAACGACGGTGTCTGCGACAAGGAGTGCAACACATTCCCCTGCCGCTGGGACGGGAGCGACTGCTCGCTGGCGGTGAACCCGTGGGCGCGCTGCACCGACCCGCGCTGCTGGCGTGTTTTCAACAACAGCCAGTGTGACGAGTCGTGCAACAACGCCGACTGTCTCTACGACAACTTTGACTGCAAGAGCAAGGAGAAAATCTGCAA TCCCATCTACGAGGCATACTGCATCGACCACTACGCTGACGGCCGCTGTGACCAGGGCTGTAACTCAGAGGAGTGTGGCTGGGACGGTCTGGACTGTGCAGGGAAGGTTCCAGAGAACCTGGCTGACGGGGTGCTGGTCCTGGTGGTCCTGCTACCCCCGGACGAACTCGTGAATACGGCCCCTGCCTTCCTGCAGAAGCTCAGCGCCATCCTGAGAACCACCCTGCGCTTCCGCCTGGACCACAACGGAGAGCCCATGATCCGACCCTACACCCGCCGAGAGGCGCGCCTCAAACGAGAGCTGCAGCCCCACCAGGAGGTGATTGGGTCCATAGTGTACCTGGAGATAGACAACCGTCTGTGTTCCCAGCGGTCTGACGACTGTTTCCCATCGGCAGACAGTGCAGCAGACTACCTGGGAGCTCTGTCAGCCGTGGAGATGCTCCACTTCCCCTACCCCATCAAAGAAGTCCGCG GTGAGAAGATCCAAGAATCTGTAGACATGCCAGAGTGGGGCAAGCTGATGCTGGTGGGCGTGGCAGCCCTGTTCCTATTGGTCATCCTGGTGGTGGGCGTGCTGATCGGCCGCAGAAAGAGAGAACACAGCACCCTGTGGTTCCCCGAGGGCTTCTTCCCCAAGAAGGAACCCAGCAGCAACAAGAACCGCAGGGAACCCTTAGGCCAGGACGCACTGGGCATGAA ATACATGCCCAAGACGGTGGAGGAGTCTCTGCTTGGCGACCACAGTGACTCGTGGATCGACACAGACTGCCCCGAGGCCAAGAGACTGAAGGTTGAGGAGCCCAGTATCCTGTCAGACAGTGAAGacactgtagactgtagacagtgGACCCAGCACCACCTAGCGGCTGCAGACATCCGCATGCCCCCCTCCATGGCCCTCACCCCGCCCCAGGGAGAGTTCGACCAGGACTGCATGGACGTCAACGTCCGAGGACCTG ACGGTTTCACCCCTCTGATGCTGGCGTCGTTCTGCGGAGGCGGTCTGGAGCCCGAGCTCCCCGAGGAGGAGGAGTCAGAGGAGTGTTCCGCCAACATCATCTCTGACCTCATCTACCAGGGTGCCACATTGGCCGCCCAGACGGACCGCACTGGAGAGACCGCCCTTCACCTGGCTGCCCGCTACGCCCGCGCTGACGCCGCCAAGCGGCTGTTGGACGCCGGGGCCGACGCCAACGCGCAGGACAACACAGGGCGCACGCCGCTACACGCCGCCGTGGCCGCCGATGCCCAGGGGGTCTTccag ATTCTGATCCGAACCCGGGCTACAGACCTGGACTCTCGTATGTACGACGGCTCCACCGCCCTGATCCTGGCTGCCCGCCTGGCCGTAGAGGGCATGGTGGAGGAACTCATCACCTGCCACGCAGACATCAACGCTGTCGACGAACTGG GTAAATCTGCTCTGCACTGGGCAGCTGCTGTCAACAACGTGGAGGCCACCATGGCCCTGCTGAAGAACGGAGCCAACAAAGACATGCAGGACCTCAAG GAGGAGACGCCTCTCTTCCTGGCGGCGCGTGAGGGTAGTTGTGAGGCGGTCAAGGTCCTCCTGGCCCACTTCGCCAACAGGGAGATAACCGACCATATGGACCGTCTGCCTCGGGACATTGCCCAGGAGAGAATGCACCATGACATCGTTCAGCTGCTGGATGAGTACAACACAGTGAGGAGCCCCCAAGGCCACGGAGGGGCCCCACACCACCTGGCCGGGGGACACACCCTGTCCCCCCTCATGTGCCCCCCCAGTGCCTTCATGCCCGGCCTGAAGAACACCCCCCAGGGGAAGAAGAGTCGCCGCCCCGGGGCAAAGGGTTCAGGTCTGGGAGGGCAGCATGCCCAGAACCTGAAGGATTCAGCTAAGGCCCGCAACAAGAAGCTGACCCTGGACATGCAGAGCGCCCTGCTGGAGAGCTCTGTCACCCTGTCCCCCGTCGACTCCCTGGACTCCCCCCGCGGAGGGGCCAACAACGCCGGCTACATCACCAACCCCTGCTCCCCGGTCGCCATGCCCTCCTCGGggctcttccactcctccatgtcAGTGCCCAGCACTCCCATGGTGCACAGCAGCATGATGGACGGCTCTGGCCCCTTCGCTGTGTCTCTGGCCCAGCTCAACGACCTGGGAGATGGAGGCATGTCCATGCAGGGCCGCGTGTCCATGGCCAGCCAGGTCAACCAGGGCCCCCACGGCTACGTGCTCAACGCCGGCCAGCTGGGGCTCAACATGGGCCTGGTGAGCCCTGTCAGCGTGCCCTTCGACTGGCACAGCCGCATGCCCTCCTCCTCCCAGTGCGGGGGACAGGTGGTGAATCTGGTCCACAGCAGCCAGGCGGGCATGCACCCTCAGAGCCccatgcagcagcagcagaacaGCCTCATGATGCAACAGCACCAGCAGCATCAGCAGCACCTGTACCGCAGCGCCCAGCAGGCCATGCTGCAGCCCACGCCTGTCATTGCCAGCACGCCCATCTCCCTCAGCCCCGTCAAGCTGCCATCCATCGCAGAGCAGCAGCTCCACAACCACTCCATGACCAGCCAGCAGAGCCTCCGCATGGGCACCTCCTCCCCATCCACCCCCCAGACGACACAGCCCCCTCCAACCTTcttccagcagcagcagcagcagcctcctCAGTCCCAGCCAGCCCCTCAGCCCACCTCTCCACAGGCCTCCCAGGCCCCTCCTCCCCAGGCCAGTGGCAGCACTGCAGGCTTGGAGGACTACCCCACCCCGCCCTCCCAGCACAGCTACTCCTCCACCCTGGATGCCACTCCCAAGCATTATCTCCGCCTGTCCAGCGAGCATCCCTACCTGACCCCCTCCCCAGAGTCGCCCGAGCCCTGGTCCAGCCCCTCCCCCCACTGTGTGTCTGATTGGTCAGACTCCACCCCCAGCCCGGCGGTGGCCGGTCCTGCCCAAACCCAGATCCCACATGTCCAGGAGTCCAACGGCAAGATGCAGGTGTTTGCATGA
- the LOC139422536 gene encoding keratin-associated protein 10-3-like → MGGRVIAVCVSAPGRLRVSPRPSACQSQAVCVSVPGRLRVSPRPSVCQPQAVCVSVPGRLRVSPRPSACQGRLRVSPRPSACQPQAVCQAVCQPQAVCVSAPGRLRVSPRPSASPSRLRVSPRPSVCQPQAVCVSAPGRLRVCMSVQAVCMCQAVCMSGRLRVSPRPSACQPQAVCMCPRPQGRLRVSPRPSACQSQAVCVSVPGRLRVSPRPSACQSQAVCVSVPGRLRVSPRPSACQSQAVCVSAPGRLRVSPRPSACQSQAVCMSVPGRLRVSPRPSACQSQAWLESS, encoded by the exons ATGGGAGGGAGGGTGATC GCCGTCTGCGTGTCAGCCCCAGGCCGTCTGCGTGTCAGCCCCAGGCCGTCTGCGTGTCAGTCCCAGGCCGTCTGCGTGTCAGTCCCAGGCCGTCTGCGTGTCAGTCCCAGGCCGTCTGTGTGTCAGCCCCAGGCCGTCTGCGTGTCAGTCCCAGGCCGTCTGCGTGTCAGCCCCAGGCCGTCTGCGTGTCAGGGCCGTCTGCGTGTCAGTCCCAGGCCGTCTGCGTGTCAGCCCCAGGCCGTCTGCCAGGCCGTCTGTCAGCCCCAGGCCGTCTGCGTGTCAGCCCCAGGCCGTCTGCGTGTCAGCCCCAGGCCGTCTGCCAGCCCCAGCCGTCTGCGTGTCAGTCCCAGGCCGTCTGTGTGTCAGCCCCAGGCCGTCTGTGTGTCAGCCCCAGGCCGTCTGCGTGTCTGCATGTCAGTCCAGGCCGTCTGCATGTGTCAGGCCGTCTGCATGTCAGGCCGTCTGCGTGTCAGTCCCAGGCCGTCTGCGTGTCAGCCCCAGGCCGTCTGCATGTGTCCCAGGCCCCAGGGCCGTCTGCGTGTCAGTCCCAGGCCGTCTGCATGTCAGTCCCAGGCCGTCTGCGTGTCAGTCCCAGGCCGTCTGCGTGTCAGTCCCAGGCCGTCTGCGTGTCAGTCCCAGGCCGTCTGCGTGTCAGTCCCAGGCCGTCTGCGTGTCAGTCCCAGGCCGTCTGCATGTCAGTCCCAGGCCGTCTGCGTGTCAGCCCCAGGCCGTCTGCGTGTCAGTCCCAGGCCGTCTGCGTGTCAGTCCCAGGCCGTCTGCATGTCAGTCCCAGGCCGTCTGCGCGTCAGTCCCAGGCCGTCTGCGTGTCAGTCCCAGGCATGGCTCGAGTCATCCTAG
- the LOC139422537 gene encoding retinol dehydrogenase 8-like, whose translation MTQLGHRASSVVGLLFNDVYSASKFAVERFCESLAVQAMKFSVKMTLVEPGPVGTEFERKVYEDAEKMDLAGADEETARIFREIYLPYSRKVFNSLTQTPEEIAEQTLQLMTAKEPPFRHQTNRVYMPMTALKHADPTGRLPLDTFYKLLFKHDSLFTASLGLLRMLQKRTGKSSN comes from the exons ATGACCCAGTTAGGTCATCGGGCTAGCTCGGTCGTCG GGCTACTCTTCAATGATGTCTACTCTGCTTCAAAGTTTGCTGTGGAGCGGTTCTGTGAGAGTCTAGCAGTACAAGCCATGAAGTTCAGTGTGAA GATGACTCTAGTGGAGCCTGGTCCGGTGGGGACAGAATTTGAGAGGAAGGTGTACGAGGACGCTGAGAAGATGGACCTCGCGGGGGCAGACGAGGAGACTGCTAGGATCTTCCGTGAGATCTACCTGCCCTACTCTAGGAAGGTGTTcaactctctcacacagacacccgAGGAAATAGCAGAG CAAACACTTCAACTGATGACAGCGAAGGAGCCTCCGTTTCGCCACCAGACCAACCGTGTGTACATGCCCATGACTGCCCTGAAGCACGCAGACCCTACCGGTCGTCTACCCCTGGACACCTTTTATAAGCTGCTATTCAAGCACGACAGTCTATTCACTGCCAGTCTGGGGCTGCTGCGCATGTTGCAGAAGAGGACGGGGAAGAGCTCCAATTGA